The following proteins are co-located in the Geovibrio ferrireducens genome:
- the rbfA gene encoding 30S ribosome-binding factor RbfA — translation MHRIERVSELLKEEISRIIQFDVKDPKVKDVVITSIEVTRDLSQAKVYFTSYNKENLKYIHRGLMSSAGFIRHQLQKAVHLKKAPSKIIFFIDDSANYGSRIDEVLREIIKEDDERDS, via the coding sequence TTGCACAGAATAGAAAGAGTATCGGAACTCCTGAAAGAGGAGATTTCAAGGATAATACAGTTTGACGTGAAAGACCCCAAGGTTAAGGATGTTGTAATCACCTCCATAGAGGTGACCAGAGATCTCTCACAGGCGAAGGTGTACTTCACCAGCTACAATAAGGAAAATCTCAAATACATCCACCGCGGGCTCATGAGCTCCGCCGGGTTCATAAGGCATCAGCTTCAGAAGGCTGTGCATCTTAAAAAAGCGCCTTCCAAAATCATATTCTTCATCGATGATTCCGCAAATTACGGAAGCCGTATTGATGAAGTTCTCCGTGAAATAATCAAAGAAGACGATGAACGGGATAGTTAA
- a CDS encoding YlxR family protein: MKNLTKKKAKTEKKTVKKPEIPERSCISCGKTAGRNELLRFVTDGEGKAIYDRKGKLPGRGVYLCFDGECLKLAAKKNLFAKGFKENINRKEYTQLLNEIYSVTSGYFFALLRSGRGAGLVAAGSSKCEKLLESSLVRLLLIPEDASEDTVKKVLALAEAKGVTVMKCPAKLTMAEELDVPLRAAFVVTDEKLAEAVSVPLKNAGVIKSWLDGV, encoded by the coding sequence TTGAAGAACTTGACGAAGAAGAAAGCAAAGACGGAGAAGAAGACCGTTAAAAAGCCTGAAATCCCCGAACGCTCATGCATCTCCTGCGGAAAGACAGCAGGCAGGAATGAGCTGCTCCGTTTTGTGACGGATGGTGAAGGGAAGGCGATATACGACCGCAAAGGGAAACTTCCCGGACGCGGGGTTTACCTCTGCTTTGACGGAGAATGTCTTAAGCTGGCGGCGAAGAAAAATCTTTTCGCCAAAGGTTTTAAGGAAAACATAAACAGGAAGGAATACACACAGCTTCTGAACGAAATATATTCCGTTACATCGGGCTATTTCTTTGCCCTGCTGAGATCAGGCAGGGGAGCAGGGCTTGTGGCAGCCGGCAGTTCTAAATGCGAGAAACTGCTTGAGTCATCACTGGTGAGGCTGCTGCTCATTCCTGAAGATGCTTCGGAGGACACTGTTAAAAAAGTACTTGCCCTCGCAGAGGCAAAAGGCGTAACCGTGATGAAGTGTCCGGCCAAGCTCACAATGGCGGAGGAACTGGACGTTCCCTTGAGAGCCGCTTTTGTGGTTACGGACGAAAAACTTGCGGAAGCTGTATCTGTGCCGCTGAAAAACGCGGGTGTAATAAAGAGTTGGCTTGACGGGGTGTAA
- a CDS encoding histidinol phosphate phosphatase domain-containing protein produces MYDLHTHTVFSDGVLVPAESARRAEKAGYGGMAFTDHADDSNLLFVLENLLRFKERFNRESPEFKVLAGVELTHVLPSSVARLVDEARRFGADIVVVHGETLTEPVSDGTNKAAIEAGADILAHPGLISAELCRLAAEKGVHLEITTRKGHSLSNGYVAKTALENGASLVINNDFHAPGDAVSAEQAERILLGTGLSKEQAAEVFENNKKLFLRKLGG; encoded by the coding sequence ATGTATGATCTGCACACCCACACGGTTTTCAGCGACGGAGTTCTTGTCCCTGCCGAATCTGCGCGCAGGGCAGAGAAGGCCGGTTACGGCGGTATGGCATTCACTGACCATGCGGATGACTCCAACCTGCTTTTCGTGCTTGAAAACCTGCTTCGGTTCAAGGAGCGCTTCAACAGGGAATCACCTGAGTTTAAGGTGCTTGCAGGGGTTGAGCTTACCCATGTTCTGCCTTCATCCGTGGCAAGGCTTGTTGACGAGGCCAGACGCTTCGGCGCGGATATTGTTGTGGTTCACGGTGAAACACTCACTGAACCGGTTTCAGATGGAACCAACAAGGCGGCTATTGAAGCCGGGGCGGACATTCTGGCGCATCCGGGTCTTATCTCCGCGGAGCTTTGCAGGCTTGCGGCGGAAAAGGGCGTTCACCTTGAAATAACCACGAGGAAGGGGCACTCCCTCTCCAACGGATATGTGGCGAAAACAGCTCTGGAGAACGGTGCATCACTTGTGATTAATAACGATTTTCACGCTCCCGGAGATGCGGTGAGTGCGGAACAGGCGGAAAGAATACTTCTGGGCACCGGACTCAGCAAAGAGCAGGCGGCAGAAGTTTTTGAAAATAATAAAAAACTTTTTTTAAGAAAACTGGGAGGCTAA
- a CDS encoding indolepyruvate oxidoreductase subunit beta, which produces MKDINILMIGVGGQGTVLSSDIVCDVALAGDADVKKSEIHGMAQRGGSVVSHVRIGAKVLSPVIPVGEADIVISFENMEFLRYPEYAGKNTSLVVNKYRIYPPSVAGGQETYPAEQTEETKKAFKEVFEIDAMKTATAIGNSKVAGMVMLGKLAALLPFDADLWRTVISKKVPPKTVDMNLAAFNAGYQF; this is translated from the coding sequence ATGAAAGATATTAATATATTAATGATAGGTGTGGGGGGACAGGGAACTGTTCTCTCAAGCGATATAGTCTGCGATGTTGCCCTTGCGGGTGACGCGGATGTTAAAAAAAGCGAAATCCACGGCATGGCGCAGAGGGGCGGCAGCGTGGTTTCCCATGTGCGCATCGGGGCTAAGGTGCTTTCGCCCGTTATCCCGGTGGGTGAGGCAGATATTGTTATCTCTTTCGAGAATATGGAGTTTCTGCGTTATCCCGAATATGCGGGGAAAAACACATCGCTGGTGGTAAACAAATACCGCATTTATCCCCCTTCTGTTGCGGGCGGTCAGGAAACTTACCCTGCCGAGCAGACCGAGGAGACTAAAAAAGCTTTTAAAGAGGTTTTTGAGATAGATGCCATGAAAACCGCGACTGCCATTGGCAACTCAAAAGTTGCGGGAATGGTTATGCTGGGCAAGCTTGCAGCACTGCTTCCCTTTGATGCGGATCTCTGGCGCACCGTGATCTCCAAAAAGGTTCCGCCCAAAACAGTTGACATGAACCTTGCAGCGTTTAACGCAGGTTATCAGTTTTAA
- a CDS encoding ribosome maturation factor RimP, translated as MGNFIEKDISSKVRNALVPIVKEIGVDIFDVTFRREKTGRTLRIVIDREDCLPGLDECAEISRRISKWLDEADFIPYDGYSLEVSTPGLERPLRSEKDFLKFSGKICKVTAKEKDDTGRKSYTGTITGVENGVVKLFVEKENKEFCIKLDNIAKAVLQLDF; from the coding sequence ATGGGTAATTTTATAGAGAAAGATATTTCGTCCAAAGTCAGAAACGCGCTTGTGCCTATCGTTAAAGAGATAGGCGTGGATATTTTTGATGTAACTTTCAGGCGGGAAAAAACAGGCAGAACCCTTCGTATTGTCATCGACAGGGAGGACTGTCTGCCCGGACTTGACGAGTGTGCTGAAATAAGCAGACGCATTTCAAAATGGCTGGACGAAGCGGATTTTATCCCCTATGACGGCTACAGCCTCGAGGTCTCCACTCCCGGACTTGAAAGGCCGCTCCGCAGCGAGAAGGACTTCCTCAAGTTCTCCGGAAAAATCTGCAAAGTCACAGCCAAAGAAAAGGATGATACGGGGCGTAAAAGCTACACCGGAACCATTACCGGTGTGGAGAACGGCGTTGTTAAGCTGTTCGTTGAAAAAGAAAATAAAGAATTCTGCATAAAGCTGGACAATATCGCGAAAGCGGTTTTACAGCTCGATTTTTAG
- the nusA gene encoding transcription termination factor NusA → MIRELAKVADKLGREKGVSREILAEALKEAIVAAVGRKIGKYLEPDVVVDLDRGHIEILVPKEVSEDVTNKWFEIDMDEAAKYKENPQLGDVLMVSVTLDDLGRQAALVAKQKLFEKLRDAERQVVFDQFNNKKGDIVNGTLLKADRDLLTVSIGKTEAILPRREMMAGDYFNRGDYVRALLLDIKTHKGWPQLVLSRTHPEFMRKLFETEIPEVFEGIIDVKSVAREPGDRAKVAVYSQNSNIDPVGACIGLKGSRINSISHELRGEKIDVVEWSPDPVRFVCNAISPAEVVLTNVFEDEGTIEVVVPDDQLSLAIGKKGQNVRLAARLTDWRIDVLKESEYAEIRKERLVAQEQEMKDFYELYNLENLEGLEDSVISELLEAGIDDIEKLSNATPDELTESLELTEEEGVALINKAIDYLSSKLEEAGVFEEGELEELDEEESKDGEEDR, encoded by the coding sequence ATGATAAGGGAACTTGCTAAGGTTGCCGATAAACTGGGTCGTGAAAAAGGGGTTTCAAGGGAAATTCTCGCTGAAGCTCTGAAAGAGGCGATAGTTGCGGCTGTTGGCAGAAAAATAGGAAAATACCTTGAACCGGATGTGGTTGTGGATCTTGACAGAGGACATATAGAGATACTTGTTCCGAAAGAAGTCAGCGAGGACGTAACCAACAAATGGTTTGAAATAGATATGGACGAAGCCGCAAAATATAAAGAAAACCCCCAGCTTGGCGATGTGCTTATGGTTTCCGTGACTCTGGATGACCTCGGCAGGCAGGCTGCGCTTGTTGCGAAGCAGAAGCTTTTTGAAAAGCTCCGTGATGCTGAACGTCAGGTTGTTTTTGATCAGTTCAACAATAAAAAAGGCGACATAGTAAACGGAACCCTCCTCAAAGCCGACAGAGACCTGCTTACGGTGAGCATAGGCAAAACCGAGGCTATTCTTCCCCGCAGGGAGATGATGGCAGGCGACTATTTCAACAGAGGCGACTATGTGCGCGCTCTTCTGCTTGATATTAAAACGCACAAAGGCTGGCCGCAGCTTGTGCTTTCCAGAACTCACCCTGAGTTTATGAGAAAACTTTTTGAAACAGAAATCCCCGAAGTTTTTGAAGGGATAATAGATGTCAAATCCGTTGCAAGAGAACCCGGCGACAGGGCGAAAGTAGCTGTTTACAGCCAGAACAGCAATATAGACCCCGTTGGTGCGTGCATTGGTCTTAAAGGTTCGAGAATCAACTCCATCAGCCATGAGCTCAGAGGCGAGAAGATAGACGTTGTGGAATGGTCTCCGGATCCTGTGCGCTTTGTGTGCAACGCAATTTCCCCTGCGGAAGTGGTTCTTACAAACGTATTTGAGGATGAAGGAACTATAGAGGTTGTGGTTCCCGATGACCAGCTTTCACTCGCAATCGGTAAAAAAGGGCAGAACGTAAGGCTTGCCGCCAGACTTACCGACTGGAGGATTGATGTCCTGAAAGAGAGCGAATACGCAGAGATAAGAAAAGAGCGTCTCGTTGCTCAGGAACAGGAAATGAAGGACTTCTACGAGCTTTACAACCTTGAAAACCTTGAAGGGCTTGAGGATTCAGTTATCTCTGAGCTCCTTGAAGCCGGTATAGACGATATAGAAAAACTCTCCAACGCCACGCCGGACGAACTGACGGAGAGTCTTGAGTTAACAGAAGAAGAAGGGGTAGCGCTTATCAACAAGGCCATAGATTACCTCTCATCAAAACTTGAAGAGGCAGGCGTTTTTGAAGAAGGCGAGCTTGAAGAACTTGACGAAGAAGAAAGCAAAGACGGAGAAGAAGACCGTTAA
- a CDS encoding DUF503 domain-containing protein, whose translation MHKLMVIASVVFELGVEQAFSLKDKRRVIFGLKARLKNKFNIAVSETGSHDIWNRAEIAVVTVSAERQHAESMLSAVMDFVESYGEVEVISINEEIF comes from the coding sequence TTGCATAAGCTTATGGTCATAGCTTCTGTGGTTTTTGAGCTTGGGGTTGAACAGGCCTTTTCATTGAAAGATAAAAGGCGGGTGATCTTCGGGCTCAAGGCAAGGCTGAAAAATAAATTCAATATTGCGGTAAGCGAAACCGGTTCCCATGATATATGGAACAGGGCTGAAATAGCCGTTGTTACGGTTTCTGCCGAAAGACAGCATGCGGAAAGCATGCTCTCTGCAGTTATGGATTTTGTAGAATCATACGGAGAGGTTGAGGTTATTTCCATTAACGAGGAAATATTCTGA
- the iorA gene encoding indolepyruvate ferredoxin oxidoreductase subunit alpha — protein MKEVLSGNEAFARGAYEYGVKVVSSYPGTPSTEITEHVAQYDEIYSEWATNEKVALETVIGASLAGRRAMTCMKHVGLNVAADPLMTVSYTGVNGGLIIVVADDPNMFSSQNEQDSRHYARLAKVPMLEPADSQEAKDFIGIALEVSEKYCTPVLVRSCTRISHSKSVVALKARNTPPIFEPENDIKKWVMVPANARVRHKIVENRLDKLSDCADTGRLTINPVEFRSEEIGIICAGVTYHYVKEAMPEASILKLEMVYPICFEKIKRFAEKVKKLYVVEELDRFIENELKAAGIEVEPLNRSVCGELSVDEVRKLFGKSVREPAFDPRQLPARPPNMCPGCSHRGMFYAIAKLKLFAAGDIGCYTLGLLPPLSAINSTVCMGASIPMAHGMDKATDGALARKSVAVIGDSTFFHTGINGLLNSVYNAGTSTVIILDNSITGMTGHQPNPGTGCTIKGAPTQKINFPKLLEAMGVKNIRTVNPFDPDECIKVLKEETAKEELSVIVTDKPCIFADRSVIKPPFYVDVNNCSGCTICTRLGCPAILWNKEEKRAFIDETLCTGCELCVKVCRFNAIHQRG, from the coding sequence ATGAAGGAAGTTTTAAGCGGAAACGAGGCGTTTGCCAGAGGAGCGTATGAATACGGGGTGAAGGTTGTCAGCTCCTACCCCGGAACGCCCAGTACCGAGATTACCGAGCATGTGGCTCAGTATGATGAAATATACAGCGAATGGGCAACTAATGAGAAGGTTGCCCTTGAAACGGTTATAGGTGCATCCCTCGCGGGAAGACGCGCCATGACCTGTATGAAGCATGTGGGGCTTAATGTTGCGGCCGATCCGCTGATGACTGTCTCCTACACCGGCGTAAACGGCGGTCTGATTATCGTGGTTGCGGATGATCCTAATATGTTCAGCTCCCAGAACGAGCAGGACAGCAGGCATTATGCACGTCTGGCGAAGGTTCCCATGCTTGAGCCCGCAGACAGTCAGGAAGCCAAGGACTTCATCGGCATCGCCCTTGAAGTGTCCGAGAAATACTGTACTCCCGTTCTTGTGCGTTCATGTACAAGGATTTCCCACAGTAAATCGGTTGTTGCCCTCAAAGCCAGAAACACCCCTCCGATATTTGAACCGGAAAATGATATAAAAAAATGGGTTATGGTTCCCGCCAATGCCAGAGTGCGCCACAAGATTGTTGAAAACAGACTTGATAAGCTCTCTGACTGTGCGGACACCGGCAGGCTCACTATTAACCCTGTGGAGTTCCGCAGTGAGGAGATAGGCATAATCTGCGCCGGAGTGACATATCACTATGTCAAGGAAGCCATGCCCGAAGCATCCATCCTTAAACTTGAGATGGTTTATCCGATATGCTTTGAGAAGATAAAGCGCTTCGCTGAAAAGGTTAAGAAGCTTTATGTTGTTGAAGAGCTTGACAGATTCATCGAGAACGAGCTTAAAGCGGCGGGAATAGAGGTTGAGCCTCTGAACAGAAGCGTCTGCGGTGAGCTTTCCGTGGATGAGGTGAGAAAGCTTTTCGGAAAAAGCGTCAGGGAACCTGCTTTTGATCCCAGACAGCTTCCGGCGCGCCCGCCCAATATGTGTCCGGGCTGTTCGCACAGGGGCATGTTTTATGCCATAGCTAAGCTTAAGCTTTTCGCCGCGGGTGATATAGGCTGCTACACCCTTGGTCTTCTGCCGCCTCTTAGCGCCATTAACTCCACAGTGTGCATGGGGGCGAGCATCCCTATGGCGCACGGAATGGACAAAGCCACTGACGGTGCACTGGCGAGAAAATCCGTTGCGGTTATTGGTGATTCAACCTTCTTTCACACGGGTATAAACGGTCTTTTAAACTCTGTTTACAACGCCGGAACATCCACGGTTATCATTCTGGACAACAGCATCACCGGAATGACAGGTCACCAGCCTAACCCCGGAACAGGCTGCACCATCAAAGGCGCACCGACCCAGAAGATAAACTTCCCCAAGCTTCTTGAGGCTATGGGAGTGAAGAATATAAGAACAGTGAACCCTTTTGACCCTGATGAATGCATAAAGGTTCTGAAAGAGGAAACCGCAAAAGAGGAACTCAGTGTTATCGTGACTGATAAACCCTGCATTTTCGCAGACAGAAGCGTGATCAAGCCTCCTTTCTATGTGGATGTGAACAACTGCTCCGGCTGCACAATCTGCACAAGGCTCGGCTGTCCCGCTATCCTCTGGAACAAGGAAGAGAAAAGGGCGTTCATAGATGAAACCCTCTGCACAGGCTGCGAACTCTGCGTTAAGGTATGCAGGTTTAACGCTATTCATCAAAGGGGATAA
- a CDS encoding PHP domain-containing protein: protein MRSGKGCLDLRTIHQSESHNPKEGVAPCEAKPLSKRRERVSSRTGCPGLRTIHQSESHNPMEGVAPCEAKEGLSRRERVSSRTGCPDLRTIHQFDLHIHTSHSSDGVLSPLDVYAVLRSRDYSLFSITDHNTVSSVREMLSFRDGDGSTLFIPAVELSTYHDDTEIHLIPYGIDPDDGDLAALLDEFAANRLNQARLRTDKLRSIGMKVDFDRVIEAAAGKTPSGVTFLRVLAEYEENLPELEPYLSGAKSGSPYTNFYFDYFFKGGRAYVDVSLLDYRKCVAVLSDKSVLSVAHPGLYPQGKIMELFIDGVEGIEIYSTYHNAQQRAEYLRFAKEKNLIATAGSDFHGERIKPGIHLGGHGCEDASVPARLLEKLSEKNCTVYSI, encoded by the coding sequence TTGCGAAGCGGTAAAGGATGTCTAGATCTGCGAACTATCCATCAGTCTGAGTCCCACAACCCCAAGGAAGGGGTTGCGCCGTGCGAAGCGAAGCCGCTTTCCAAGCGGCGCGAGCGTGTGAGCAGCCGGACAGGATGTCCCGGTCTGCGAACTATCCATCAGTCTGAGTCCCACAACCCCATGGAAGGGGTTGCGCCGTGCGAAGCGAAGGAGGGTTTATCCCGCCGCGAGCGTGTGAGCAGCCGGACAGGATGTCCCGATCTGCGAACTATCCATCAATTCGACCTGCATATACACACCAGTCACAGTTCGGACGGTGTATTGTCTCCTTTGGATGTATACGCCGTTCTGCGTTCACGTGATTACTCTCTTTTTTCCATAACAGATCACAATACTGTTTCCTCCGTGCGCGAAATGCTTTCTTTCAGGGACGGTGACGGAAGCACTCTGTTTATCCCCGCTGTGGAGCTTTCAACTTATCACGATGATACGGAAATACACCTTATTCCTTACGGCATAGATCCTGATGACGGTGACTTGGCAGCGCTTCTGGATGAATTTGCCGCAAACAGGCTGAATCAGGCGAGGCTGCGCACAGATAAGCTCAGGAGCATAGGTATGAAAGTGGATTTTGACAGGGTTATTGAAGCCGCCGCAGGGAAAACCCCTTCGGGCGTGACATTTCTGCGGGTGCTGGCGGAGTATGAGGAAAATCTTCCTGAGCTTGAACCTTATCTCAGCGGTGCTAAATCAGGCTCGCCATATACCAATTTCTATTTCGACTACTTTTTTAAAGGCGGCAGAGCCTATGTTGATGTGAGTTTGCTTGATTACCGAAAATGTGTTGCCGTGCTTTCAGATAAATCTGTACTGTCTGTGGCGCATCCGGGGCTTTACCCGCAAGGCAAAATCATGGAGCTTTTCATAGACGGAGTGGAAGGGATTGAGATATATTCCACATATCATAATGCGCAGCAAAGAGCGGAGTATCTCCGGTTTGCGAAAGAAAAAAACCTTATTGCAACAGCAGGAAGCGACTTTCACGGTGAAAGGATCAAGCCCGGAATACATCTGGGCGGACACGGCTGTGAGGATGCTTCGGTTCCTGCGCGGCTTCTCGAAAAACTGTCGGAAAAAAACTGCACTGTTTACAGCATATAA
- the infB gene encoding translation initiation factor IF-2: protein MNRNDEHDNTGLDLTEGDSDESAKEDKHSRLNRRQELLQKALERHKKHPRAREVKIKGNEDEPQQPKRLSREELLNRKRALEKNIRKVDEQREQYVKETEVKTPVRAENVQETFVSKPAEASVAAKEQTVSAAKAEAPVNFEKTSAPTEKSQDNISAGPAQAAKPATEGRQQGEREKMLQQEKELPSRDEEREKPAAKPDSNDRPQYGDRRPQGDRPQGERQYNNDRGDRPQYGDRRPQGDRPQYGDRRPQGDRPQGERQYNNDRGDRPQYGDRRPQGDRPQYGDRRPQGDRPQGERQYNNDRGDRPQYGDRRPQGDRPQYNNDRGDRPQYGDRRPQGDRPQGDRPQYGDRRPQGDRPQYGDRRPQGDRPQYGDRRPQGDRPQYGDRRPMDKDRGDRPQYGDRRPQRPSQNTGTTPKDEIKLEIKKKIKDKPEPQKTEVKKKPVKKSDKPKSFHKTVAEGFDELTIEHEIIDTSVVQAAPVAVKEEEEEAETVKRKPQVSRPRPDKRRRRQEPEAKVIVRPSSVEIGENIIVSDLAKLMAVKATELVKKLLSLGVMASVNQAVDADTASLLAAEYGIDVKTKVVTEEDLLPTVEDKPEDLIPRPPIVTVMGHVDHGKTSLLDAIRRTSVAEKEAGGITQHIGAYEVELDHGKIVFLDTPGHEAFTTLRARGAQVTDIVILVVAADDGVMPQTKEAIDHSKAAGVKIVVAVNKIDKENANPDMVKRQLADLGIISEEWGGDHQFQEISAKKNLNIDTLLERVLLEAEMLDLRGNPNRPAEGIIIESKLDKQKGPVATVLIRNGSLKKSDNFVCGTEYGKVRAMFNYKGMSVKEAGVSIPVEIMGFSDVPQSGDRFIVTPDEKVAKQLAELRADNKREKALMEKTKVSLTDLFAKIKEGELKELNIVLKADVQGSLAALENSLNKLTNTEIKVNIIHSGVGGINENDIILTAASNGIIFGFNVRPDAKAREKAEKEGVDINLYSVIYQIVDDVKQALEGMIDPNLREQIIGQAEVRQVFSVPKIGKIAGSYVTDGKLLRTAGVRVVRNSIVLYQGKISSLKRFQDDAKEVVAGYECGIGIEKFNDLKEGDVIEAFITVEEKRTLDDVKKSDLEKQKAQEAASAE, encoded by the coding sequence TTGAATAGAAATGACGAGCATGATAATACGGGACTGGATTTGACCGAAGGCGATTCCGACGAATCCGCAAAAGAGGATAAACATTCCAGACTGAACAGGCGTCAGGAACTGCTTCAAAAAGCCCTTGAAAGACACAAAAAACATCCCCGTGCAAGAGAAGTAAAAATAAAAGGCAATGAGGATGAACCTCAGCAGCCTAAAAGATTATCCCGTGAAGAACTGCTTAACCGCAAGCGCGCCCTTGAGAAAAATATCCGCAAAGTGGATGAACAGAGGGAACAGTACGTTAAAGAAACGGAAGTGAAAACACCCGTCCGCGCTGAAAACGTTCAGGAGACCTTTGTCTCCAAACCTGCGGAAGCATCTGTAGCGGCGAAGGAACAGACTGTTTCGGCTGCAAAAGCGGAAGCCCCGGTTAATTTTGAAAAAACTTCCGCTCCGACCGAAAAATCTCAGGACAACATATCTGCCGGCCCGGCTCAGGCTGCTAAACCTGCTACTGAAGGCCGTCAACAAGGTGAGAGAGAAAAAATGCTTCAGCAGGAAAAGGAATTGCCGTCGCGGGATGAAGAGAGAGAAAAACCCGCAGCAAAACCCGATTCAAATGACAGACCTCAGTACGGCGACAGAAGACCCCAGGGTGACAGACCTCAGGGTGAGCGTCAGTATAACAATGACAGGGGCGACAGGCCTCAGTACGGCGATAGAAGGCCTCAGGGCGACAGACCGCAGTACGGCGACCGCCGTCCTCAGGGTGACAGACCTCAGGGTGAGCGCCAGTACAACAATGACAGAGGCGACAGACCGCAGTACGGCGACAGAAGACCTCAGGGTGACAGACCTCAGTACGGCGACCGCCGTCCTCAGGGTGACAGACCGCAGGGCGAGCGCCAGTACAACAACGACAGGGGCGACAGACCTCAGTACGGTGACAGAAGGCCTCAGGGCGACAGACCTCAGTATAACAATGACAGAGGCGACAGACCGCAGTACGGCGACAGAAGACCCCAAGGTGACAGACCTCAGGGTGACAGACCCCAGTATGGCGACCGCCGTCCTCAGGGTGACAGACCGCAGTATGGCGACAGAAGACCTCAGGGCGACAGACCCCAGTACGGTGACCGCCGTCCGCAGGGCGACAGACCTCAGTACGGGGACAGAAGACCCATGGATAAAGACAGGGGCGACAGGCCGCAGTACGGTGACCGCCGTCCGCAGAGACCCTCTCAGAACACCGGGACAACCCCGAAAGATGAAATTAAGCTTGAGATAAAGAAAAAGATAAAAGATAAACCGGAGCCTCAGAAGACTGAGGTTAAGAAAAAGCCGGTTAAAAAGTCCGACAAACCGAAAAGCTTCCACAAAACAGTTGCGGAAGGGTTTGACGAGCTTACCATTGAGCATGAAATAATAGATACGAGTGTGGTTCAGGCTGCTCCCGTTGCGGTTAAGGAAGAGGAAGAAGAGGCCGAGACTGTAAAAAGAAAGCCTCAGGTTTCAAGACCCAGACCCGATAAACGCAGAAGACGTCAGGAACCGGAAGCCAAGGTTATCGTGCGTCCTTCAAGCGTGGAAATAGGCGAAAACATCATAGTTTCTGACCTTGCCAAACTTATGGCGGTGAAGGCGACAGAGCTTGTTAAAAAGCTTCTCAGCCTCGGCGTTATGGCTTCCGTGAATCAGGCGGTGGATGCCGATACAGCATCTCTTCTTGCTGCTGAATACGGCATAGATGTCAAAACCAAAGTGGTTACGGAGGAGGATCTTCTCCCCACTGTGGAAGACAAGCCTGAAGATCTGATTCCCCGTCCCCCCATCGTTACTGTTATGGGACACGTTGACCACGGTAAAACATCGCTTCTTGACGCAATCAGGAGAACATCCGTTGCGGAAAAAGAGGCGGGCGGGATTACGCAGCACATCGGTGCGTATGAAGTTGAGCTTGACCACGGCAAAATAGTTTTCCTCGATACACCCGGTCACGAGGCGTTCACCACTCTCCGTGCAAGAGGCGCGCAGGTTACGGATATAGTAATCCTTGTTGTTGCTGCGGATGACGGCGTTATGCCCCAGACCAAGGAAGCAATTGACCACTCCAAAGCGGCAGGCGTTAAGATTGTCGTTGCGGTAAACAAGATAGATAAAGAAAACGCTAACCCTGATATGGTAAAGCGTCAGCTTGCTGATCTCGGTATAATCTCCGAAGAATGGGGCGGCGATCACCAGTTTCAGGAAATATCAGCTAAAAAGAACCTGAACATAGATACCCTGCTTGAAAGAGTGCTGCTTGAGGCTGAAATGCTGGATCTCAGAGGCAATCCCAACAGACCGGCAGAAGGTATTATCATCGAGTCCAAGCTTGATAAGCAGAAAGGTCCGGTTGCGACTGTACTTATCAGAAACGGAAGCCTGAAAAAGAGCGACAACTTTGTATGCGGTACTGAGTACGGCAAAGTAAGGGCTATGTTCAACTATAAAGGAATGTCTGTTAAGGAAGCGGGTGTGTCTATACCTGTTGAGATAATGGGCTTTTCCGATGTTCCCCAGTCCGGCGACAGGTTCATTGTTACGCCTGATGAAAAGGTGGCAAAACAGCTTGCAGAACTCAGGGCTGATAACAAACGTGAAAAAGCGCTCATGGAGAAAACAAAAGTTTCTCTTACCGACCTTTTCGCAAAAATTAAGGAAGGCGAGCTGAAAGAGCTTAACATAGTTCTTAAGGCTGATGTTCAGGGTTCACTGGCGGCTCTTGAAAACTCGCTTAATAAGCTTACGAACACTGAAATCAAAGTTAATATCATCCACTCAGGAGTGGGCGGTATCAACGAAAACGATATTATCCTCACTGCCGCTTCAAACGGTATCATATTCGGCTTCAACGTAAGACCGGATGCGAAAGCCAGAGAAAAGGCGGAAAAGGAAGGCGTGGACATCAACCTTTACTCCGTAATCTACCAGATTGTGGATGACGTTAAACAGGCGCTTGAAGGTATGATCGATCCGAACCTCAGAGAGCAGATTATCGGTCAGGCGGAAGTCAGACAGGTATTCTCTGTTCCGAAAATAGGAAAAATCGCCGGTTCATACGTTACCGACGGTAAACTCCTCAGAACAGCCGGTGTCCGTGTTGTCAGAAACTCCATTGTTCTGTATCAGGGCAAAATATCTTCTCTCAAACGTTTTCAGGACGATGCGAAGGAAGTTGTTGCCGGATATGAATGCGGTATCGGCATAGAGAAATTCAACGATCTTAAGGAAGGCGACGTAATCGAAGCCTTCATAACTGTAGAAGAAAAGAGAACGCTGGACGATGTTAAGAAAAGTGATCTCGAAAAACAGAAGGCTCAGGAAGCTGCCAGCGCTGAATAA